TGGCATCGTTATCAAGCCCGATAATGGCATACATCGCACCCGTACCTTCCGGCACCGCTTCCTGCATTAGTTTGCCACGCAATTCAACCAGACGAACAGCCTGTTGGAAATCCAGAACACCCGCACAAACCAATGCCGAATACTCACCAAGGCTATGACCAGACATCAGCGCAGGTGTTTTGCCGCCCTGCTGCTGCCAAACGCGCCAGATAGCAACAGAAGCGGTCAGTAACGCAGGCTGCGTCTGCCAGGTTTTATTCAACTCTTCAGCAGGCCCTTGCTGGGTAAGCTGCCACAAATCATAACCTAACGCTTCAGAAGCCTGAGCAAACGTTTCAGTGACGATCGGGTATTCTGCAGCAAGTTCAGCCAACATCCCTACCGTCTGCGATCCCTGACCTGGGAACACCATTGCAAATTGCGTCATATCACAATCCTGTTTAATTAAAAACGAACCAGCGCGGAACCCCACGTAAAACCACCACCGAAGGCTTCAAGCAACACTAATTGCCCTGGTTTAATACGCCCATCACGCACCGCTTCATCAAGCGCTGAAGGCACAGAAGCTGCGGAGGTATTACCGTGACGATCCAGCGTCACAACCACCTTGTCCATCCCCATACCCAGCTTTTTCGCCGTGGCGCTAATGATGCGCAGGTTAGCTTGGTGAGGCACCAGCCAGTCTAATTCACTTTTATCCAGTTGAGCCGCTTGCAGCGTTTCTTCAACGATATGTGCCAGTTCAGTTACTGCCACTTTAAAGACTTCATTACCCGCCATCGTAAGGTAAGCAGGCGTATCCGTATGATTACGATCCTGATGTGGCAACGTTAGCAATTCGCCATAACGGCCATCGGCATGAAGATGGGTAGAAAGAATACCCGGTTGCTCTGACGGCGTTAACAGGACAGCTCCCGCACCATCACCGAACAGAATCAGCGTGCCGCGATCCTCAGGATCCAATGTACGAGACAACGTATCAGAACCGATCACCAGTGCGTACTTCACCGCACCATTTTTAACATATTGATCGGCAACACTCAGCGCGTAGGTAAATCCGGCACACGCAGCGGCCAGATCGAAGGCAATCGTATCTTTGATCCCTAGCAGTTGCTGAACCTGACAGGCTGAGCTAGGGAAAGCATGGCTTGATGATGTTGTAGCAACAATCAAAAGACCGACCTCAGAAGGATCGACATTCGCCATTTCCAGCGCTTTTTGCGCGGCACGGTATCCCATGGTCGCCACGTTTTCATCCGGCGCAGCAATACGGCGCTCACGGATTCCAGTACGTGTGACGATCCATTCGTCCGTTGTTTCCACCCTCTTTTCTAAATCAGCGTTCGTCCTGATTTCTTCAGGCAGGTAGCTGCCCGTTCCGATTATTTTTGTATACATGTACGCTTAATCACTCTTGGGTAATACCGCTTCTAGACGGGCGGCAATCCGCTCAGGAAGCTGCCGCCGTACCGTCTGCATTGCCTGTTCAATAGCAACCGCAAACGCTCTCTGGTTTGCTGCACCATGGCTTTTGATTACAGTTCCCCGTAACCCTAGCAGGCATGCGCCATTATATTGATCGGGATTCAAGTGACCGAAACGCTTTGATAAGCGTTTTTGTAACAAACGCCCTAGCCACTTCAACCACCAGGATTGCTTTTGTTTTTGCCCAGGCCCTGAAGCAGGAGATTTCAGCAGTGACAGGAACATCCTTACCACGCCTTCCACCGTTTTCAGGGTGACATTGCCCACAAAGCCGTCACAGACCATCACATCCGTTTTTCCAGTCAGCAGATCGTTGCCTTCCAGATAACCGATATAATTTATTGATGGTGCCTCTTTTAACTGTGCCGCTGCTTCACGGATAGTGCTCAGCCCTTTGCTTTCTTCTTCACCGATATTCAACAACGCGACACGAGGATTTGTCAGTCCCAGCACTTCTTCTGCCATCACTGAGCCCATCACGGCAAACTGAACCAGCATCGTGCTGTCACAGTCAACATTCGCCCCCAGATCCAACACAACTGTCTTTCCGTGTTGCTGGTGAGGTAATACTGACACCAATGCGGGTCGCTCAATTCCGTCCAGTGGCTTAATCAGGAGCTTGGCCAGCCCCATAAGCGCACCCGTATTACCAGCGCTCACACAGGCCTGTGCCCTACCGTCTTTAATCAACTCAAGCGCTATGCGCATTGAAGTACCACGGCTCGCACGAATAGCCTGCGACGGCCTCGCATCACTAGCAATAACCGACTCCGCCGGAACAATCTCTAAGCGGGAAAGTAAATCAGAATCGACTTTGGCAAGTAATGGAGTAATCGCAGCAGGATCGCCGACTAATAACAAATTGAGAGCTGGATTAGAAGCCAGTGCCTGCAATGCAGCAGGCACTGTTACGCAGGGACCAAAATCCCCGCCCATCGCATCTAACGCCAGAGTTAGGCGTGTCAAGGTATTGCCTTGCAAATAATTCGCAAGAATTATTTAGCAATGACCTTGCGACCGCGGTAATAACCATCCGCAGTGATGTGGTGACGCAGGTGAGTTTCGCCAGAAACTTTATCTACGGATACAGAAGCGGTAGTCAACGCATCATGTGAACGACGCATACCACGTTTGGAACGGCTAGGTTTGTTTTGTTGTACGGCCATGGACCTTACTCCTTATTGCTTATGCTTTAAACTGGCTAATACGGCAAATGGATTTGGTTTTTCCGCCTCTGCAGGCAGTTGACCAAATACCATATCCGCTTCGGACACTTCACAGTGTTCAGAATCATGCACCGGGGCGATAGGCAACATCAGAATAATTTCATCTTCAATCATTGCCAGCAGATCGACTTCGCCAAAACCATCAACGCCGATCGGCTCATACGCTTCCGGTAACGCTTCGGCCTGCTCATCATTGACGACCGGGCTGAAACAGAATGTCGCATGGACTTGATGTTCAAACGGCTTTCCGCAACGCTGACACATCAAAGTGACAGTAACGTCAGCGTTACCGTCAATCACAGCCAGACGCTGATTATCGATATTGAAAGATAAAGAGGCCTGAACATCACTATCCACACTCACCACGGATTCGGCAACACGCTCTACTTGTTCAGCTGAATAGATACCAACGTAATCTAAACGCTTCTGAGCAGTGCGGACCGCATCAAGGGTTAAGGGTAATTTTACCTTTTGCATAGGGCGCGCATATTAACGTCGTAACGACATAGAGTCAAAGAAAAAGGCAGTGATGCACCACCTTTCACCAATATTCGCTTCCAGAGCGGCGCACAGTTTAAAATGCCTTTCATCATTACGCTACGGTTTATCAAAAAATTATGCAGCAGATTGTTCTCGCTTCAACATCACCTTACCGCAAATCCTTGTTAGAAAAGCTGGCTATCCCCTTTGTTTGCGCATCGCCAGACATCGATGAAACCCCTCACCTCGGAGAAAACGCTGTCGATCTCGTGATCCGTCTTGCTGAAAGCAAAGCGCAAACACTGGCCGCGCACTACCCCAATCACCTGATTATCGGTTCCGATCAGGTTTGCGTTCTGGAAAACGCCATAACAGGAAAACCACATAATAAGGATAACGCAACACACCAGTTACGGCAGGCCAGCGGAAAGTGTGTTTCCTTCTTTACGGGTTTAGCGCTCTTCAATAGTGCAACTCAGGAAATGCAGAGTATTGCTGAGCCATTTGACGTGCATTTCCGTACGCTAACGGAAGCGGAAATTGGCGGTTATCTGGAGAAAGAACAGCCATGGAACTGCGCAGGTAGCTTTAAAAGCGAAGGATTGGGTATTACTCTCTTTGAACGACTATCCGGGCGCGATCCTAATACGCTCATTGGATTGCCATTGATCGCGCTAACGCAGATGCTACAAAAGGAAGGCGTAAATCCGCTGACGATGTAAATTGACGATGTAAAGTAAATCGGGATAGCCCGATGAAGAGGCTATCCCGACAGATAAAAATATGTAGGTATATGTGGTTATACTTTTGTCTTGCGCAGTGCTTGCAGACAGCGACGCAGTGCGCTATCTAATGGAGCTTCGACTCTCAGTGTCTCACCGGTGTTCGGATGCTCAAAACGCAGCGCCTGTGCATGCAGGAATAGACGTTTTAGACCTGTGCCTACCAGTTGCTGATCGAATTCGCGATCGCCGTAACGATCATCAAACGCTATCGGATGTCCGGCATACTGAGCGTGTACACGAATTTGGTGCGTACGCCCAGTAACAGGGCTAGCCCGCACCAGCGTCGCGTGTTCAAAGCGCTCTTCTATTTTAAAGCGCGTTTCTGACGGTTTACCGTCGCTGTTTACCCGTACAATGCGTTCACCGCTTTGCAGGATATTCTTTAACAGTGGAGCCTGAACGACCTTGCAGTGAGACTGCCACTGCCCACGAACCAGCGCCAGATAGTCTTTTTGCATGCCTTTTAGTCGCAGTTGTTCGTGCAGAGAACGTAAAGCCGAGCGTTTTTTTGCGACCAGCAAAACACCAGAGGTATCGCGATCGAGACGGTGTACTAACTCCAGAAAACGCGCTTCCGGGCGTAAAGCACGCAGCCCTTCAATCACGCCGAAGCTCAAGCCACTGCCACCATGCACTGCTGTACCCGAGGGTTTATTCAGCACCAACAGGTAGTCATCCTCATAAATAATGCACTCGGCCAACGCCGCCACTTTACCAAAACTGGCAGAAATAGGGGTCTCATCGCGTTCTGCCTGCCGAACGGGCGGAATACGGATGACATCACCATCGAGCAATTTATACTCAGGTTTGACCCGTTTCTTATTTATCCTTACCTCACCTTTTCGCAAGATACGGTAAACCATGCTTTTAGGCACACCCTTTAAGTGGGTATGCAAAAAATTATCGACGCGCTGCCCCGCTTCATCTGCGGAGATCGTCACAAATTGTACTGAAGGATTATCTGTTTTCATGATGCGCGATTCTAAATAGAGCAACCCGATAGCGCCACTTCTTTTTCTGTGCTTAACTGTGTGTCTGACTTATGAAGATATTGTTGCATTGTCGAGTAAGTGGACGGGTGAGTTGGACTGTAGCATCAAACCCTGTCCGTTTTGGTGATAACAACAGAACTATCTTTATACAGACAGGCAAAGTCACCTTGCTATAACGGTATCAGCAGTGGAATAATGCTTTTGCGTTTCCCACGCGGATTTCCGATAAAACAAGGGGAAATTGCGGAATTATTAAATTTGCCTGATGACGCACACACGCAGCAATGGCGTAAGACGTAATGTGAAATCAAGCAGTTAGCGGGCTGCGGATTGCAGCTTGGCCGGCAAATGGAATCAGATCTGGCGACATTATTCAGAAGCTGTTCCCTCAGTAAATGCGCTGTTTTCCATCAGGAAATACAGGCTACCGAAACATGCGTCTCTATGCAGGCGACAACCGGGAGGTTGACGTCCCTGCGATAAGCCACGAGGCCATCGGTTCACTCCGGTCATGCGGTTCTTTTGTCCGCAGCTCTATCAATAATGTAAGTAAAAATAACGAGTAAGTTGAAGATGAAAAGAATGTTAATTAACGCAACTCAGCAGGAAGAGTTGCGTGTTGCCTTGGTTGATGGTCAACGGCTGTATGATTTGGATATCGAAAGTCCAGGTCATGAGCAGAAGAAAGCAAATATCTACAAAGGTAAAATCACACGTATCGAACCTAGCCTTGAAGCCGCTTTTGTTGATTACGGCGCTGAAAGACACGGTTTCCTCCCTCTTAAAGAAATCGCCCGCGAATACTTCCCTAGCAACTATTCTTCCCACGGTCGTCCTAACATTAAAGACGTGTTGCGTGAAGGTCAGGAAGTCATTGTTCAGGTAGACAAAGAAGAGCGAGGAAACAAAGGTGCTGCACTGACCACCTTTATCAGTCTGGCAGGCAGTTATCTGGTCTTAATGCCGAATAATCCTCGTGCAGGCGGTATTTCACGTCGTATCGAAGGTGACGATCGTACCGAGCTCAAAGAAGCGTTGGGATCGTTGCAACTGCCCGATGGCATGGGGCTCATTGTTCGTACCGCTGGTGTGGGCAAATCCGCTGAAGCGCTGCAATGGGATCTAGCTTTCCGTCTGAAACATTGGGATGCGATCAAAAAAGCCGCCGAAGGCCGCCCTGCACCGTTCCTGATCCATCAGGAAAGTAATGTGATCGTCCGCGCTTTTCGTGACTATCTGCGCCCAGACATTGGCGAAATTCTGATCGACAATCCAAAAGTTCTCGATCTGGCAAAAGAACATATTTCTGCACTGGGTCGCCCCGATTTCAGTAGCAAAATCAAATTGTACAGTGGCGAAATTCCGCTTTTCAGCCACTATCAAATCGAATCACAGATCGAATCGGCTTTCCAGCGTGAAGTTCGCCTGCCGTCCGGTGGCTCTATCGTTATCGATACGACCGAAGCGCTAACAGCGATTGATATCAACTCCGCCCGTGCAACGCGCGGTGGTGATATTGAAGAAACTGCGTTCAATACCAACCTTGAAGCCGCAGACGAAATTGCCCGCCAGTTGCGCTTGCGTGACCTCGGCGGCCTGATCGTTATCGACTTCATCGATATGACACCAGTTCGTCACCAGCGTGAAGTTGAAAACCGCCTGCGCGACTCTGTACGTCAGGATCGTGCGCGTATTCAGATCGGCCGGATTTCTCGCTTTGGCTTGCTAGAAATGTCGCGTCAGCGCCTGAGCCCTTCACTGGGTGAATCCAGCCATCACGTTTGCCCACGCTGTAGCGGCACAGGCACGATTCGTGATAATGAATCACTTTCACTGTCTATTCTTCGTCTGATCGAAGAAGAAGCGCTGAAAGAGAATACCAAAGAAGTCCACGCGATTGTTCCAGTTCAGATTGCATCTTATCTGCTGAACGAGAAACGTGATGCCGTTAACGCCATTGAGAAACGTCAAGGCGGCGTGCGCGCGATCATCGTGCCACACGATGGTATGCAGACACCGCACTACTCCGTTGTTCGCGTCCGTAAAGGCGAAGAAAAACCGACGCTCAGCTATTTGCTGCCTCAGCGTTTGGAAACGGAAACGCAGCAGTTGCAAGACGAACAAACGATCGAGCGTAAACAGCCTGAACAACCGGCTCTAGCAACATTTAGTATGGCTGAAATGCCAGAGGAAACCACGCCCCCAGTTACTAAAGAAGCTCCTGCTGTAGCGAAAGCCGCAGAGGATGCTCAACCAGGCCTCATTAGCCGTTTCTTCAGCGCATTGAAAGGAATCTTCGCTTCCGAACCTATTGAAAAAACAGTCGGTGCTGCTGACGATAAGAAAGCGGAAGAAGAGAAATCTACTGAGGGTCAGCGTTCTGAACGTCGGAACCCACGCCGTCAGGGTAATAATCGCCGTGACCGTGGCTCTCGTGACAATCGTGACAATCGTGACAATCGTGACAATCGTGACAATCGTGATGATCAGCGTCGGAATAAGCGACAAAACGACGACGCGATTGTTGAAACCCGTACTGCGGATAATGTGGAGAAAGTCGGTTCGGAAGAACAACCGCGCCGTGAACCACGTGCCGAACGTCAGCGTCGTCGGCAGGCTCCGGCTGAGACAAAAGCACAGCCAGTCATTGATGATTCTGATGACAACGCAGCCGAGCAGGATACACCGACTCAGGTTATGCCACGCCGTCAACGCCGTCAGTTGACGCAGAAAGTACGTGTCCAGTCTGAAACTCAGCAGGATGTCCTCTCTGATAACAGATCGCCTGTTGCTGAAGCATCCGAGCAGATTCAAGCTTACGTCAAGCCAAACGACGCTGCGGTAGACCATAGTGAGGTCGATAACGAGCAGAACGATTCAAATCGTGCCAATGCCGAGAATGGCGGTATGCCGCGTCGATCGCGTCGTTCTCCGCGTCACCTGCGCGTCAGCGGCCAGCGCCGTCGCCGCTATCGTGATGAGCGTTATCCGTCTCAGTCACCAATGCAGTTGGAATTTGCTGCCGCATCACCGGAAATGTCATCAGGAAAAGTGTGGGTTAGCTATCCTCTGGCACGGCCACAGCAGGCTGAACGCCAGCAGCAGAACGAGAATGTTGCAACAATTGAAACTCCGCTGTTACCAGCCGTTATCGAAGCCGCCGTGACTGCACAAGCAGACACAGTGGAATCCAATGCGGTTGAAAACGTTGCTATCACTGAAGCCGTGGTTCAGGAAGAAGTCGCTGTAACCGCAACAGCACAGTCTGCCGACATCATCCAGGATAGCAATGTAGTGGATGCCAAGGTGAGTACCGCAGGCGAAGAAACCACCATCGAGCCAGTGACTGAGAACACCGCCATCGACGATGCTATCGCTGCAGTTACCGTGAATGCCGTTGAAGAAGCAAATACTGTGGAGACTCAGGTCGCTGAAGAAACCGTTGTCGCAGTTGCTTCTGAACAAACAGTGGCTGAAAACGTAGCGACCGAAACGGTCGCAGAAGAGCAACGGGCAGATAGCATCGCTGATGCAACTGAGAAAGCAGATGTGTCAGAACCAATTTCTTCCCCTGCGGTTTCCGCAGTACAGGAAACCAACCTGCCACAAAGCGTTCAGGATGAGCCGGTAACCGCTATCAGCGCACAACCGATTGTGGAAAAGTCTGTATCGAGCGTAACAAAAGCAGCAAGCGTTGCTGCACAACCTCGTTATAAGCTCCACGCGACAGCGCCTATGACAAAAGCGCCAGCCCCAGCCTACCGTGCAGAGCCTGCTCGACATAGTGATTGGGTACGTCCAGACTACCCGTTCTCAGGGAAAGGCTCAGCAGGCGGCCATGCCGCAGTTAACCAGTCAACTGCGCCAGCAACCAAGCCTACGCCAGTTAGCGAGTAATCCAGGCTTCTATAGACAAGCACCCGCCAATTGGCGGGTGCTTTTTTATTCAGAAACTGTCGTTAGCCTAAAAAACTCAACGTCTTAATATCTACACTATCCGTTTTACCATCCAGTTCCACCAAGAAGCGTTTAAAGTGCTCACTCTGCCCATGTGATGCAACAGCATCTTGATTCTTCCAACGCTCGAAGAACACAAACACACCCGGTTTATCCACAACTTCATGCAGATCATACTGCACATTGCCTACTTCCTGTCGGCTTGGCGATACCAAACGTTTTAGCGTCGCAGTAACATCTGCAATGAACTCTGCTTTTGCCTGAATAGTCGCCACAATACGAATTTCCATATACATCCCTTATTTATCAATGAAAAGATAATACTATCAGATGCCAATTCACGCTTAATTTCAAGCATTCATCAACAAACGGATGCATTCGAATAGCTTTACGCTTATCCTTATCCCCCGCCGTATCAGTCCCAAAACCAACCGAAAGATGATGTTTTTTTACTGACCGCCGGAGCGCAATTCCATGACCGCACAGCCCACTATTCTTAAAATCCGTCGCCCTGACGATTGGCACATTCACCTGCGTGACGATCAGATGCTGGAAACCGTTCTCCCCTATACCAGCCGTTTCTTCGGCCGTGCGGTTGTTATGCCTAACCTGACGCCGCCGATTACCAGCGTAGCCAGCGCTATCGCGTATCGTCAGCGTATTTTGGCCGCAGTCCCGCAGGGTGATGATTTTCATCCGCTGATGACGTGCTACCTGACCGATGCGCTTGATGCCAACGAAATCGTGAGTGGTTTTAAGCAAGGCGTTTTTACCGCGGCCAAACTCTATCCAGCTAACGCCACAACAAACTCCAGCCATGGGGTGACTAGCGTCGCCAATATCTCCGGCATTCTGGAACAAATGCAGAAAATTGGCATGCCGCTACTTATCCATGGTGAAGTTACCGACTCTGCCGTGGATATTTTCGATCGGGAAGCGCGCTTCATCGAAACCGTGCTGGAACCATTACGCCAACAGTTTCCTGAACTGAAGGTCGTCCTTGAGCACATTACGACGAAAGAAGCCGCGCAGTATGTTGTTGAAGGTAATGATTATCTCGCCGCAACCATTACACCGCAGCATCTGATGTTTAACCGCAATCATATGCTGGTTGGTGGCGTTCGCCCCCACCTATATTGCCTGCCTATCTTAAAACGCAATACCCATCAGCAGGCGCTACGTGAAGCAGTCGCTAGCGGCTGTGACCGGCTTTTCCTCGGTACGGACTCCGCGCCGCATGCAAAACACAGAAAAGAGTCCAGTTGCGGCTGTGCTGGTGTGTTCAATGCTCAGGCAGCATTAAGTACCTACGCCACCGTTTTTGAAGAAATGAACGCGCTGGATAAACTCGAAGCATTTTGCTCCCTGAATGGCCCACGTTTTTATGGCCTGCCAGTGAACGACAGCTGGATTGAGCTGCATCGTGAAACCGTCACATTCCCAGAAGAAATCGCTCTCGGCGACGAGTCGCTAATCCCCTTCCTGGCTGGACAAAGCCTCAACTGGTCAGTCCGTTAATCGACAAGCCCATCCGCATTATGCCGATGGGCTAAATTTTATTGCACGTCTTGTTCTTCACTTACAATAACTGTATAAATAAACAGTTTAAAATTTGGAGGTCAGCATGCGCGTAGAAATCACTCTTGCAAAAACAACGCCTTTACCCGCCGGTGCCATCGAAGCGCTCAGGCATGAGCTGGAAAAACGTATTCACAAAATTTACCCTGACACACCCATTCAGGTTCGTTATGCAGCCGCAAACAGCCTGACGGTAATGGGAGCAGGCAAAGAAGAAAAAGATCGTATCTCTGAAATCTTGCAGGAAACGTGGGAAAGTGCCGATGACTGGTTTACAGCAGACTAATCTAAAACTTGAAAAATAACGAAAATACAGGCTGTAATGGCACTTTAAAGCGGCATCTCGCCATGTTCTATGACCGAGGATATCTGTTATGAGGGTAGAAAAGCCAGAAGAGACAATGACATTCGGGAAATTGCTGGAGCTGATTGGCGAGCAACAACGCAAGATCGATACTCTGGAATTCGCTTTTTAGTTCTTGGCGTTCTGCCTTGATGAGAAAGCCAACAGGCTGATGATTCACAATTTGACACTGGCGTCTCAAAATGAAAATCGGGATCCAGCAATGAAGAAATACCTTGCCCGACTTGCTGCCGCATTAGAAAAAAATTCAGGGCCTGCTGCAGAATAATGCTCAACTGCCCTGTAACGAAGCCTTCGGGATGAAAGCCCATTCGTCCCGATATTTTATCTGACGCATCGTTTATCCCTTCGTCATACCTGCCTGTCTAATTTTTTTCACGAAAAGTTGAAAATACTTCCCATAAATTAAATAAGTCACAGTATACTGATAAGGCTTGTTTAAAAATAATGATCCACCTGAAGCCTCGTTAGTCACTCATGTTAGTAACTAGTCAATAAGGGGTATTTATGGATAGAAAAAATGAAGTTATTCAGACACATCCTCTTGTAGGTTGGGACATCAGCACCGTTGACAGTTATGACGCCATGATGATCCGTTTGCACTACTTATCCACCTCGGACCAAGCACCAGATGAAGCACATGTAGACCGGACGCTTTGGCTAACGACCGATGTTGCAAGGCAACTGATATACATACTCGAAGCCGGTATTGCAAAAATCGAATCAACAGACTGTGACGCCAGTGATTATCGAAAACATTAGTAATTGATAGCGTTATTAATATTATATTCAATACCCAATTATTTTTTTGAAAACAGTTGCTTTAATAACCACACCGCCTTATTGGCGGTGTGGTTATTTTAGGCTTGTTCTCATTTCTTTTTATAGCATCGATAGATTAAACCACACTCGCCTGATTTTATATCTCAATAATCACCCACTACATCATTATTCAACTAATCGAGTGTCTTTCCGGCACAATTAATTTAATTAGCCGCCATCTTTATTTATCTTTCACCTGAAAACAGGCATCAGGAATATCTATTTCTAGTAAAGAACTTCCATAACCAAATTGAATAAATTATGAATTTAAATTCAAAAAAATTGTTCATAATTATGATAATGTTGCAATTTGAAATTTTATGTTGATTTTATGTTTCTTCCTGTTAAATTTCGCCGGATTGACTACATTACCGATCTGATAAGGAGTATCACCATGCTTTGGCGTAATACCTCTTCTCGTTATGGCCATATCAGCATTCTTTTGCACTGGATTGCAGCGTTAACCGTTTATGGTATGTTCGCTTTAGGGCTGTGGATGGTTACATTAGGGTACTACAATATTTGGTATCACCGTGCCCCAGAGATTCATAAAGCGATTGGCGTGCTGTTATTTGCCATCTTAATCTTTCGCGTGGTATGGCGTTTTATCTCCCCACCACCTCCACCGTTGAAAAGCTACTCCACATTAACCCGCGTCAGCGCGACGCTGGCTCATATTGCGCTTTATGTCATTCTTTTCGCCATTCTCATTAGTGGATATCTCATTTCCACTGCCGAAGGGCATTCTATCTCAGTTTTTGGCTGGTTTTCTGTTCCGGCCATTGTCAGCGGCTTGACGGATCAGGCCGATATAGCAGGCGACGTGCATCTTTATCTTGCATGGGCGGTGGTTGCCTTATCAGCGCTGCACGGTTTAGCCGCATTAAAACACCACTTTATCGATGGTGATAACACGTTGAAACGGATGTTGGGTCGCAACGTTCCTTAACTTTCTGGATTTATGGAGAAATACCAATGCTGAAGAAAACACTACTGAGCCTAACAGCAGTATCCATGCTT
This genomic interval from Pectobacterium aquaticum contains the following:
- a CDS encoding beta-ketoacyl-ACP synthase III; this encodes MYTKIIGTGSYLPEEIRTNADLEKRVETTDEWIVTRTGIRERRIAAPDENVATMGYRAAQKALEMANVDPSEVGLLIVATTSSSHAFPSSACQVQQLLGIKDTIAFDLAAACAGFTYALSVADQYVKNGAVKYALVIGSDTLSRTLDPEDRGTLILFGDGAGAVLLTPSEQPGILSTHLHADGRYGELLTLPHQDRNHTDTPAYLTMAGNEVFKVAVTELAHIVEETLQAAQLDKSELDWLVPHQANLRIISATAKKLGMGMDKVVVTLDRHGNTSAASVPSALDEAVRDGRIKPGQLVLLEAFGGGFTWGSALVRF
- the plsX gene encoding phosphate acyltransferase PlsX; the protein is MTRLTLALDAMGGDFGPCVTVPAALQALASNPALNLLLVGDPAAITPLLAKVDSDLLSRLEIVPAESVIASDARPSQAIRASRGTSMRIALELIKDGRAQACVSAGNTGALMGLAKLLIKPLDGIERPALVSVLPHQQHGKTVVLDLGANVDCDSTMLVQFAVMGSVMAEEVLGLTNPRVALLNIGEEESKGLSTIREAAAQLKEAPSINYIGYLEGNDLLTGKTDVMVCDGFVGNVTLKTVEGVVRMFLSLLKSPASGPGQKQKQSWWLKWLGRLLQKRLSKRFGHLNPDQYNGACLLGLRGTVIKSHGAANQRAFAVAIEQAMQTVRRQLPERIAARLEAVLPKSD
- the rpmF gene encoding 50S ribosomal protein L32: MAVQQNKPSRSKRGMRRSHDALTTASVSVDKVSGETHLRHHITADGYYRGRKVIAK
- the yceD gene encoding 23S rRNA accumulation protein YceD produces the protein MQKVKLPLTLDAVRTAQKRLDYVGIYSAEQVERVAESVVSVDSDVQASLSFNIDNQRLAVIDGNADVTVTLMCQRCGKPFEHQVHATFCFSPVVNDEQAEALPEAYEPIGVDGFGEVDLLAMIEDEIILMLPIAPVHDSEHCEVSEADMVFGQLPAEAEKPNPFAVLASLKHKQ
- a CDS encoding Maf family protein yields the protein MQQIVLASTSPYRKSLLEKLAIPFVCASPDIDETPHLGENAVDLVIRLAESKAQTLAAHYPNHLIIGSDQVCVLENAITGKPHNKDNATHQLRQASGKCVSFFTGLALFNSATQEMQSIAEPFDVHFRTLTEAEIGGYLEKEQPWNCAGSFKSEGLGITLFERLSGRDPNTLIGLPLIALTQMLQKEGVNPLTM
- the rluC gene encoding 23S rRNA pseudouridine(955/2504/2580) synthase RluC — encoded protein: MKTDNPSVQFVTISADEAGQRVDNFLHTHLKGVPKSMVYRILRKGEVRINKKRVKPEYKLLDGDVIRIPPVRQAERDETPISASFGKVAALAECIIYEDDYLLVLNKPSGTAVHGGSGLSFGVIEGLRALRPEARFLELVHRLDRDTSGVLLVAKKRSALRSLHEQLRLKGMQKDYLALVRGQWQSHCKVVQAPLLKNILQSGERIVRVNSDGKPSETRFKIEERFEHATLVRASPVTGRTHQIRVHAQYAGHPIAFDDRYGDREFDQQLVGTGLKRLFLHAQALRFEHPNTGETLRVEAPLDSALRRCLQALRKTKV
- the rne gene encoding ribonuclease E produces the protein MKRMLINATQQEELRVALVDGQRLYDLDIESPGHEQKKANIYKGKITRIEPSLEAAFVDYGAERHGFLPLKEIAREYFPSNYSSHGRPNIKDVLREGQEVIVQVDKEERGNKGAALTTFISLAGSYLVLMPNNPRAGGISRRIEGDDRTELKEALGSLQLPDGMGLIVRTAGVGKSAEALQWDLAFRLKHWDAIKKAAEGRPAPFLIHQESNVIVRAFRDYLRPDIGEILIDNPKVLDLAKEHISALGRPDFSSKIKLYSGEIPLFSHYQIESQIESAFQREVRLPSGGSIVIDTTEALTAIDINSARATRGGDIEETAFNTNLEAADEIARQLRLRDLGGLIVIDFIDMTPVRHQREVENRLRDSVRQDRARIQIGRISRFGLLEMSRQRLSPSLGESSHHVCPRCSGTGTIRDNESLSLSILRLIEEEALKENTKEVHAIVPVQIASYLLNEKRDAVNAIEKRQGGVRAIIVPHDGMQTPHYSVVRVRKGEEKPTLSYLLPQRLETETQQLQDEQTIERKQPEQPALATFSMAEMPEETTPPVTKEAPAVAKAAEDAQPGLISRFFSALKGIFASEPIEKTVGAADDKKAEEEKSTEGQRSERRNPRRQGNNRRDRGSRDNRDNRDNRDNRDNRDDQRRNKRQNDDAIVETRTADNVEKVGSEEQPRREPRAERQRRRQAPAETKAQPVIDDSDDNAAEQDTPTQVMPRRQRRQLTQKVRVQSETQQDVLSDNRSPVAEASEQIQAYVKPNDAAVDHSEVDNEQNDSNRANAENGGMPRRSRRSPRHLRVSGQRRRRYRDERYPSQSPMQLEFAAASPEMSSGKVWVSYPLARPQQAERQQQNENVATIETPLLPAVIEAAVTAQADTVESNAVENVAITEAVVQEEVAVTATAQSADIIQDSNVVDAKVSTAGEETTIEPVTENTAIDDAIAAVTVNAVEEANTVETQVAEETVVAVASEQTVAENVATETVAEEQRADSIADATEKADVSEPISSPAVSAVQETNLPQSVQDEPVTAISAQPIVEKSVSSVTKAASVAAQPRYKLHATAPMTKAPAPAYRAEPARHSDWVRPDYPFSGKGSAGGHAAVNQSTAPATKPTPVSE
- a CDS encoding putative quinol monooxygenase; its protein translation is MEIRIVATIQAKAEFIADVTATLKRLVSPSRQEVGNVQYDLHEVVDKPGVFVFFERWKNQDAVASHGQSEHFKRFLVELDGKTDSVDIKTLSFLG